From a region of the Corallococcus coralloides DSM 2259 genome:
- a CDS encoding LysR family transcriptional regulator, with amino-acid sequence MELRHLRYFVAVAEELSFTRAAKRLHIAQPPLSQQIRKFEAELGGALFEREARAVRLTKLGRELLPEAHQLLERAKRFQEHAARQARGEQDVLVLGLISSFATPRFAAMLRAFQKKMPGVHIELSNHPSAWQLEALERGTLDVGILRPRERMPPDVVSHFIRREPFRLAVPSRHPFAKRKAVAWKDLRDEPLVLVEPGVAPPDYYAGFFDRLRDAGVEPAVRQYAQNVATKIWFVSAGFGIAPMPHTPDTEHHSGVAFIDLPEDAPVTNTVIAWRKAGSSPALLRFVEFARESFAAH; translated from the coding sequence ATGGAGCTGCGCCACCTGAGGTACTTCGTCGCGGTCGCGGAGGAGCTCAGCTTCACCCGCGCCGCGAAGCGGCTGCACATCGCCCAGCCGCCGCTCAGTCAGCAGATCCGCAAGTTCGAAGCGGAGCTGGGCGGAGCCCTCTTCGAGCGCGAAGCCCGCGCGGTGCGCCTCACGAAGCTGGGACGCGAGCTGCTGCCGGAAGCGCACCAACTCCTGGAGCGCGCGAAGCGGTTCCAGGAGCACGCGGCCCGGCAGGCCCGGGGCGAACAGGACGTGCTGGTGCTGGGCCTCATCTCGTCGTTCGCGACGCCCCGGTTCGCGGCGATGCTCCGGGCCTTCCAGAAGAAGATGCCGGGCGTCCACATCGAGCTGAGCAACCATCCGTCCGCATGGCAGCTGGAGGCACTGGAGCGGGGCACGCTGGACGTGGGCATCCTGCGTCCTCGCGAGCGGATGCCTCCGGATGTCGTCTCGCACTTCATCCGGCGGGAACCCTTCCGGCTGGCGGTGCCCTCGCGGCATCCATTCGCGAAGCGCAAGGCGGTGGCGTGGAAGGACCTGCGCGATGAACCGCTCGTCCTGGTGGAGCCCGGCGTCGCTCCACCGGACTACTACGCGGGGTTCTTCGACCGGCTCCGCGACGCGGGGGTCGAACCGGCGGTGCGCCAGTACGCGCAGAACGTCGCGACGAAGATCTGGTTCGTCTCCGCGGGCTTCGGCATCGCGCCCATGCCGCACACGCCCGACACGGAGCACCACTCCGGCGTGGCCTTCATCGACCTGCCGGAGGACGCGCCGGTGACGAACACCGTCATCGCGTGGCGCAAGGCCGGAAGCTCCCCGGCCCTGCTCCGGTTCGTCGAGTTCGCGCGCGAGTCCTTCGCCGCGCACTGA
- a CDS encoding MFS transporter has protein sequence METSSAVLPAAVPQAAPMDRRLLWTMTTATVLAVGNVYYSQPLLGVIAQTFGLSASAVGSVPMMSQLGYVAGLVLLTPLGDVLEKRGLLVTMLGLAAAALFAAGLAPTFPLFLVACVAIGLTSVLVQILIPFVAALSSPEERGRNLGVVLSAALVGVLISRTLSGFVATHLGWRGVYFAAGATMVGLAMTLRLGLPRYESSTRLTYPRLLQSLWTLLRDVPGLRAIALTGALMYAALSAFWASLAFFLSSDAYHQGPGTAGMFGLIGTVGALAANVTGRHAQRIGARRIVRACIVTMLAAFGVFAVFGTLWAGLIAGVVLLDLGAQAATVSNQTELYRLHPTAQTRLNTLYKMFYFVGGACGSALSAISWDHAGWRGVCAVGGGFLVIAFVWEQVQARRAAASPSVT, from the coding sequence ATGGAGACCTCCTCCGCCGTGCTCCCCGCCGCCGTGCCGCAAGCCGCGCCGATGGACCGCCGGCTGCTGTGGACGATGACGACGGCAACGGTGCTCGCGGTGGGCAACGTCTATTACAGCCAGCCGCTGCTGGGCGTCATCGCGCAGACCTTCGGCCTGTCCGCCTCCGCCGTGGGCTCCGTGCCGATGATGTCGCAGCTGGGCTACGTGGCCGGATTGGTGCTCCTGACGCCGCTGGGTGACGTGCTGGAGAAGCGCGGCCTGCTGGTGACCATGCTGGGGCTCGCGGCGGCGGCGCTCTTCGCGGCGGGCCTGGCGCCCACGTTCCCCCTGTTCCTGGTCGCCTGCGTGGCCATTGGCCTGACGTCCGTGCTGGTGCAGATCCTCATCCCGTTCGTCGCGGCGCTCAGCTCGCCCGAGGAGCGGGGGAGGAACCTGGGCGTGGTGCTCAGTGCCGCGCTGGTGGGCGTTCTCATCTCCCGCACGCTCAGCGGCTTCGTGGCCACGCACCTGGGCTGGCGCGGGGTGTACTTCGCGGCCGGTGCGACGATGGTGGGGCTGGCGATGACGCTGCGGCTGGGACTGCCTCGCTACGAGTCCTCCACGCGGCTGACGTACCCGCGCCTCCTGCAGTCGCTGTGGACGCTGCTGCGGGACGTGCCGGGACTGCGGGCCATCGCGCTCACGGGCGCCCTGATGTACGCCGCGCTCTCCGCGTTCTGGGCGTCGCTGGCGTTCTTCCTGAGCAGTGACGCGTACCACCAGGGGCCGGGTACCGCGGGCATGTTCGGGCTCATCGGGACGGTGGGGGCGCTCGCCGCGAACGTCACGGGCCGGCACGCGCAGCGCATTGGCGCGCGGCGGATCGTTCGGGCGTGCATCGTCACGATGCTGGCGGCCTTCGGCGTCTTCGCTGTCTTCGGCACGCTGTGGGCCGGGCTCATCGCGGGCGTGGTGCTGCTGGACCTGGGGGCGCAGGCCGCCACGGTGTCCAACCAGACGGAGCTGTACCGCCTGCACCCCACGGCGCAGACGCGCCTCAACACGCTCTACAAGATGTTCTACTTCGTGGGTGGCGCCTGCGGTTCCGCGCTCTCCGCCATCTCGTGGGACCACGCGGGCTGGCGGGGCGTGTGCGCGGTGGGCGGTGGGTTCCTGGTCATCGCGTTCGTGTGGGAGCAGGTCCAGGCGCGGCGGGCCGCCGCATCGCCTTCCGTCACTTGA